One genomic region from Conexibacter woesei DSM 14684 encodes:
- a CDS encoding SRPBCC family protein, which translates to MTDATPARGHDDDLRVIEVDEFFSHSPERVWAALTEPALMRQWLMETDFRPQLGHRFTFHAPPNPKTGFSGEIACEVLEIEPCRRLRISWNDAIRRAAGLDGYLDTRAGGARHAAVHRARRLRPRRRAPAARPHDHGRRLAFGRAATPHRAPRSRVARLTTR; encoded by the coding sequence ATGACCGACGCGACCCCTGCCCGCGGGCACGACGACGACCTGCGCGTGATCGAGGTCGACGAGTTCTTCTCGCATTCGCCCGAGCGCGTCTGGGCGGCCCTGACCGAACCCGCGCTGATGCGGCAGTGGCTGATGGAGACCGACTTCCGCCCCCAGCTCGGTCACCGCTTCACGTTCCACGCGCCGCCCAACCCCAAGACAGGGTTCAGCGGCGAGATCGCCTGCGAGGTGCTCGAGATCGAGCCGTGCAGGCGCCTGCGCATCAGCTGGAACGACGCAATCCGACGCGCTGCTGGACTGGACGGTTACCTGGACACTCGTGCCGGAGGGGCACGGCACGCGGCTGTTCATCGAGCACGCCGGCTTCGACCCCGACGACGCGCACCAGCAGCTCGCCCGCACGATCATGGGCGGCGGCTGGCGTTCGGGCGTGCTGCGACGCCTCACCGCGCTCCTCGATCGCGGGTCGCCAGGCTGACTACCCGGTGA